The following DNA comes from Solea solea chromosome 6, fSolSol10.1, whole genome shotgun sequence.
ATCATCCCTTGTTGTTCCCCTCCCCCACCCCGAGTGTCAGATGGGTAAGCAGATGTCATGTACCCATCCATGTGTTAGTTGAGCCAACTCAGCTTGCAAATATGCCAGCAATCACAAAAGTGCTAATGACTCGTTCTCTGTCTCAGTGCGTCATGGAAGAGCAATAACCGAGGAATAACCCCCTCACAGATTACGCGTGCCCTCTGCTCCGAGTTCTAATCTCATAAGAAATTATTCAATCACTCCCCTTACAATGGATAGAATCATGTCCAGTTTAAATATTTTCCTGTCACCTCTTCATTTAGTCTGTGCATGTTCACCTCTCCATAGGATGGCACAGGAATTCCTCTCCACTTCTGGGGAGTCTTTGATGGACACGCTGGTTCCGGGGCCGCCATCATGGCCTCCAAACTTCTTCACCACCTCATCAGAGACCGTCTGGGAGAAatctgccacctgctggagaaTCCCACCTCTGCGCCTCCGATCTGCTTGGCCAAGAACGGCAGTCCGTACCAGGCAGACTCGAAGAAGGGAGCTTCACAGGAACCAGAGGACCCTGATGCTATCAGCGACTCCACGGTGCGCTTTCACATGGAGAAGGTTGTCAGTCTGGAGAGTTTGGTGATGGGAGTCATCGAGACGGCCTTCAAACAGAtggttagcacacacacacacacacacacatacacatacagccTTTATTAATACTGAGGAGTGGTAAAAGCAtagacaaacaaagacattaaaagaaaacacttgtAAATTGGAACGTCAAAGTTCTAAAATGTCCAAAAGGAAGaaggacatttattttaaggGTGTGTATTCTGTTCCATTAATCAGCAGCATCAAAAGAGAAAGTAACTCAATGTCATAAAAGACAGTTTGCATGTGACAAGACATGTGAACTAACAAAGCATGTTCCTTTTTGCCTTCCAATTCATACAGTTCTGCCCAGCATCTCCTGTCTCTGACAGTGCATCCAGCAGAGAGCTGTAGTGGCCCATCCCTAGTGATCTTTACCAAACTGTTCATTTTAGATTCATTATTCAAGTATTCTTACCATAATGTTGTTTCCTTAATTTGTTCTGTCTCTACCTTGAAAGTAACTATACAAATCaaaatctttattatttttgactAATATTGTTAGTCTATTGTGAGAAGTATGAGAGGTCATGAGAGTGGCACAGGAACAAGTTCAAATCATTGTAAAATGATTTGAACTTGAAAATGAATTTTGGTAGAGCTCTTTGTGCTGCATGTCAGTGATTCCCTGAATTTACCCCGTACTGCCACCTTAAGGGAAGATAAGTTTCTATTTATAAAGACCCACACACCCTGGATCGAAACTTGTTTGGATATTTGAGCATCAGTGTAACTGAAGAAATGATACATGTTATGAATCTAGCTGCTCTGTTATGATTCATTACaaagggagaaagaaaacaatttgctcttgatgttatttctgtgtgtgggcGGGTATTTAAATCTAATTAGTCTGATGATCTGATGATACTGACAATTTACAGTCCAGGTTATGTCTCATTGTTCTTGTccttttaagtatttttaaatttgtatttatatttatatgacaaaactgaaaacaagcTTTTTTCACATGAAAACTAACTCAAAGGATTTTCATGGTATTTTGCTCTGTTTTACCCCGTTTATTTCAGGACGACCTGATTGAGAAGGAAAAAACTTCATACGCGATCTCTGGCGGGTGCTGTGCCTTAGCTGCCATTAATTTAATGGGAAAACTCTATGTAGCCAATGCTGGGGACAGCAGGTGAGTGAAGCAGCTACATAGcattacatcacattaacaCAATGACTAAAGGAGTTTAATGAAGTTAACAAATACAATTCTCTCTTATTTTTCTATATTGCAGTACATGAGACTTTAAAAGTAGCCTGTTGTGCCTCCTGGGGTTCATTTTGCTAACTGCAGCATCATATAAGCACCATACTGACCATCACTCTTCTGACCAACCTActctttttcttcctgcagGGCCATAATCATACGAAATAACAAAGTTATTGCTATGACTAATGAATTCACACCTGAGTCAGAGAGGCAGCGGCTCCAGTATCTGGTATTCTTCACCTTTTATGctacaaaatgttaaataagCGGTATCTTTAGCAATAGACGCACAGATTAACAGCACCTTCTGCtgcaatgtcatttttaaataccGTGAGTGTATATCGAGCTGTGAGACGAAGAGTCAAAGTGTAAAACTGTTTGGgtatgagtaaaaaaaacagattataaCTTGTTTCACGTTGTAACTAACTGATATTTGTCAGTTTCCTGCTTTAGTTGAGGTTGTACTGTAGTTGTGTGGATGGTGTTTGCTGCTAAAACAGGAAGCAGTTTTGTGTACAGCACTGCTTGTGTTTATACAGGGCATTGCAATGTTAGGGATTTTCCTGTTTTACATCTAAGACATTtaagatgcattttttttacacgTTGTGTCACACCAGGGCTTCCTGAGGCCAGAGCTTCTGGGTAACGAGTTCACTCACATTGAGTTCCCTCGTAGGATCCAGCACAGTGAGCTGGGCAAGAAGATGCTCTACAGAGACCACTCCATGACCGGCTGGTAAACCTGGAGATTTAATGATGCTTTTTGTAGTTGAAGTTTTTTTCTGGGGGCAGCACAGTGGTGCAGGGTTCATCAGTGGTACCTAACGGCAAGGGGGTTCTTGGTTTGAATCCGTGTTTACACATGCTCTCTCAGGATAATTGATTAAAATTCTGTATTTTAGGATTAAAAGTGCACTTTTAAAGCAGATAAACACAGTAATTATGTTAACAGCAGACCATATGAACCAAATGGATGGAGGCTTTATATTGGACTGTACTGTAATGTTGAGTAGAAAATCAAGTACAATTAAGATCAGATCTCTTTTTAACAACCATCCAGAGGGGTCAACATCATTGTTGATTCAATTCTTGCTGACTGGTGGACTAATAATGTCACCTTTATTCCAAATAACTTGTGTGATGtggctgttgttttgttgtaggGCTTATAAGACAATCATTGAAGATGATCTGAAATTCCCTCTGATTTATGGAGAAGGAAAAAAGGTAAGTATACTGCTGTAGATCATAGTCTGTTCAGGAGGTTTATAATTGTAATATACTATATAAAGGTGATATATGTGAAATGTGTACTGTAGAAACTAGTCCTAGTTGAAAATATTGCATGAGCATGGTTCAAGTCGGTCgccaaatgtgacaaatgacTTAAATTAGACGCATTATACTAAATGTTACACTGTgttcatacacatacacataactgtctcactgtctgttttattttgataaacatTGAGTCAATTTGGTCAATTATAGCTTGTTGAGATAAAAGAGGAATGCCCTAACTAACACATGATAAGAGATGTCCGTCACAATCCGCCATCAACTTCCTCTCCTTTGCCAGACGtctattttttaacatatttcgACCACAGAccttcatttttcttctcctctgggtGAAACTTTATAGGTCTGGTCTAGTCCAGTGTTTCTGCtttcatatacagtagatgCTCCCTGCTTTCGCtgcatgtttccttaatctctgatgacacatcattTTATGTCTAAATGGAATACATTTCTTCCAAATATTACCTTttaattacattacagtacattagTTAGTTCtaatgtgtgcgtttgtgtgtgtacctgtgtcaATGTACAAACCGCAGGCTCGTGTCATGGCAACAATCGGAGTGACCCGTGGGTTGGGGGATCATGACCTGAAGGTGTACAACTCCAATATCTACATCAAGCCCTTTCTCTCCTGTGTCCCTGAAGTGAGTTTAAGTCGGTCAGTTTTGTGAAACTGAAACTTGCCACacaagaaagaaatgtttaaatgctcAGTTTTGTTTCAAGTGTTATGACTGAAAATAGAGATTCTTGTGACTCATAATCATAGCATGTACTTGTAgctcttttgttttcagttatttttgtattttgaacTTGAAAGCAACCTTTTCCTCTCCTGTCAGATTTTATATCTCATTTCTCTTGGcagatctttctttttttcaaatctttctttctttatattGCCTTTTTATCACTTTGAATAGGTACACTATGTCAGCTTGTGTATATTGTGAGTGAATATGAGCGGCTTTAACGCAACCAAATTAAGGCAGTTTAATCCCTGGTAAACATTCAAATAGGAACGAAACGTTTACTGTCTTCAGGGAGAAAAGTTGTACTTAATAGCatgataaatgaaagaaaagaaataatacatttctgcCAATCACAGGTGCAGGTTTACAAcatggatgaaaacaaacacggcCCAGACGACGTCCTGGTCATGGGTACAGATGGACTGTGGGACGTAACGACGGACAGTGAAGTGGCTGATGCTGTGACAGCGTACTTATCCTGTGCTGACCCCGCTGATCCAATGAGGTATGCCCTTTTGCTGTTTACTTAAAACATTTGGACGAGACATCTAAGACTAACATAAGACAAAAGATCAGTATTTCTGGtttatttccaggtatttaTATCATCTGTAATTGAACACCACATTTTTTTAGGTGAGCAAAGTTTAGGAAGAGAAAGACTGGGAttaaattgaaatgaatgaTACTTAATATTTAGTGGCAAATCATTGCTGTCAACTGTGTTTTATCAAATCACTTGTGTTGAAGGAGCtacttcacctcctcctcctcttcagttGTGCAGAGTGCGGGTTGCAGTTGGCTCTAATTTTCCAATCATTTGCTTATCTTTAAGTATTTCTAATGTGACACATCCACTCATTGCCACACGcctgctcagctcacttgaCGATATGTGGGCTGCAGTAGTACCAGAGTAGttttacaaatacaagtatacagGGTGTATAAACAATCACAGGGGATGTTTTgaagcatttttatttactggAAACGTATCATGAACCACAGCGGGCCTATATAAACTATTAAGCTCGTTATGGGCTATTTCATGCAGCTGTTTTAACATTTCACTTCATTTAATAGAACATCTTATCAAAACAGCACAGTGTGCtgtcaacataaaaataaataatatagcTACAGTAATTTGCATGCCTgtcagattaaaaagaaaacagactttgttttgctgctttcCTGTGAAAGGGGTCATCTGCAGCGTGTCGCCCCTCTTTCACTCACGTCTCTGCAAATCTCCGGGCAGGGAAGGAGGCAACTCCTGGTCCATTTTCAGAGATGAACAGCATGCTGCTCAGCATAGAATAATATGGTTCATGGCAGTGAATCCTCTTTCACACTCCGCTGTTGACACCGGGACTGCGTCAGCACTTTGCGCCGCAGAGTTGTTGCTTTGAGACATTCTGCAAAGGCAATATGACCAAGATCATCACGTAACCTAGACGTGGTGTCATCTCTGTTGTTACAGTAGATTGTGACATGAGTGCGAGCGCTGGCAGTGAAAGTCTATTTCTGATTTGGTTGTTAGGTTACAGACTTTCATGTTGcagcatttcattttctgtattttacaTGGTCTATTAGAGACATGGGGTATGTATActtaaaggtgatatatgtCCAATATGTGCAACAGTGACCTTTAATCTCTGATGAAATGTAATGCATTTCTTACATGTAGCGCTGTTAATTCATGATGAACTTCACTGTAGTCGTGACAGTTGATTGGTGTGTGTCACCACAGGTACACACTGGCAGCCCAGGACCTGCTGATGAGGTCTCGAGGAGTGCTGAAGGAGCGCGGCTGGAGGCTACCCAACGATAGACTGGGATCAGGTGATGACATAACCGTATTTGTCATCCCGCTGGCCGGGCAAGAGTTAGAGACATGATGTAGCGTTGTCGCAGTGCTAAGACACAGCTGACTCTGTagagtcattttaaaaaatctcCCTTAACCCTGGACCGACGAGGCAGTGGGGGATCAATACACTTTAGCTTCGTTGACTTCGCTTTCTCATccaacaaatttcattgtaccATCGTTTGAACCTACAGTACATACAATGActtaaactaaattaaagtgAACCGCTATTATTGTGAAGACCTGGATCTGAGTAGCCCAATCGTCAACATCTTCTGGACCctgatcctgctgctgctgctgctgctgctgcaacctAACCCAGGATGGCGTCTCATTTATGTCTCAATAACAAAGATTTTGAGTGACGCTATAAGGGAAGtcactcagtacgtttacatgacattaggagaaaaaaaaaacaattgtgttagtccgactaaaccCGCACTTTTAAtatacatgttagtctgactgaaattatACTAGATAGAATGTCTCATAGTGggactaacacacccagataagtTAATTCGGACCCAAACTGGCCTAGGTGTTCAGTGCATGTGCCTCACTTCCCGCCTCAGGGTTTGACCCCCAAGTGAAAACAGAACCTGCTACACAGAAGACGATGTGAAGTGAATGAGTGGACATACAATACTGTACATGAAATACATGTAGGTCAACAGGAAAAGGCCTAATGGTGACATCTGAAAGGGGACACATCCCCACCTAGTGGAGCAGAGATGCACAGTCAATAATTCCTTCCCCAGTGTTTGTGCCAGTGCcaaggacagtagtccaattAAATTTCATAGTCAAGTAGCTCAAACTTAattgtgcatggaaacatactgagtGTCTCTTTCTCCCAGACCTGCTGTTTGCAACAAATGCCAGTGAGAATTGAACCAACTCgtattgttcttttgttttcgGCTCTATGTTCAAAGATGGCAGACTGTGACTCAAAAAAATCGGAACAGAGTGTTCCTTTTGTAGGTCATGGCGTGAATGTGACAatgtcaacaacaaacacagaatcAGACACATGCAGTAGGAAATGTGAGGAAACCAAAGAGATGGATGCTGCTGCAGCATGGGGATGGAAATCTgtcaagaataaataaataaatgaataaatagaagATAAACATTAAAGCTGTGGTCTGTAGTTGGtttctaaaacactttttttatctCGTTTGTTGACATCCGCTTCATGTCCCAATAGTCAACAATAAATAAAGGCGATATCTGGAATCCTTGCAATAGTGAAATAAACCAAATTGCACAGTTCCACTACAGGGATGGATCTgtttaattatcattatttttttaagtgtagcCCATTGCTAGCCTTTCCTCATTTATAGACCCTAGCTTTATAGCAAAAACAATAGATTTATGTCTGTACATTAATGAAGCATGGAGGCCataaaaacagaggaaatgaatgagtgaatgaatgaatgaacgaatgaatgggTGGTAACACCTGAGGCACTTGGAGACTGTTGCACACGTTCTTTGGTGACCTGTTGGTTCACGATATATTCTTATTGACTGTGCTCGTagatgatttgttttatttttggtgtaACAGAAATGTGAAGGAACATTTGGAtcctttgtttaattttcttaaatttttttctttgtttcgcCCTTGGAGGAGAAAGTAAACTATTCTTCAAGAGAGGATGGTGTTATTGATTGTGCCACAGTTATGCCTTATTAAAAGCTGGGAGAgatttaagttttgtttttctgcagcacTAAATTTGATCCTTGTAGAAGTggcaaacaacaacacatgccCTTACTTGTACACTGCATacctcttttttgtttgttttttccatgttgttgttgaattAATCTGTTGTAAACAGTATCGGAATTTCGT
Coding sequences within:
- the ppm1j gene encoding protein phosphatase 1H, giving the protein MISKVKNAMSTLVGGMMPHGHHHHHHNHHHAGGGGGGGGQSGGQDGLPPRFPYGRPDFLDLTPELLQYSTEHASRPVLTPKRGSRLPWKTGYAEVINAGKSMLNEDQASCEKLFVKKPSGKHRNSTLQEDNGDGTGIPLHFWGVFDGHAGSGAAIMASKLLHHLIRDRLGEICHLLENPTSAPPICLAKNGSPYQADSKKGASQEPEDPDAISDSTVRFHMEKVVSLESLVMGVIETAFKQMDDLIEKEKTSYAISGGCCALAAINLMGKLYVANAGDSRAIIIRNNKVIAMTNEFTPESERQRLQYLGFLRPELLGNEFTHIEFPRRIQHSELGKKMLYRDHSMTGWAYKTIIEDDLKFPLIYGEGKKARVMATIGVTRGLGDHDLKVYNSNIYIKPFLSCVPEVQVYNMDENKHGPDDVLVMGTDGLWDVTTDSEVADAVTAYLSCADPADPMRYTLAAQDLLMRSRGVLKERGWRLPNDRLGSGDDITVFVIPLAGQELET